In the genome of Nicoliella spurrieriana, the window GACCGATTTCCTTATGGGTAATTGCACGGCCCTTAAACCGGATTGAAACCCGGACCTTAGCACCCTTGCTTAAGAATGTTTGAACTCGCTTTAACTTAGTATTAAAGTCATTGGTATCAATCGTAGGACTTAACCGAATTTCCTTAACACTAACCGTCTTTTGACTTTGCCGAGACTTACGAGCCTTTTTTTGTTGTTCGAAACGGTATTTTCCGTAATCGAGAATTTTAGCAACTGGTGGTTTTGCCTTAGGCGCAACTAAAACCAAATCCAAATTAGCATCTTCTGCTAATTGAAGTGCTTCGGCCTTAGTCTTTACCCCCAACTGTTCGCCCTTATCGTCAATTAAACGGACGTCACGGGAACGAATCCCATCATTGACAATCATATCGTTTGCTATGGTAATCCACCTCCAAGTATTTTCAAAAAGCAGAAAAAGCGGGCGCACGAAGGCACCCGCTTTTTAATTCGACATCAATCGAATCTTTACCGTACATTTGCCCAGCGACTTAGGTCCCTAAGGCGAGAAGCGGGATGCTTCTGCTTTTTATCTGTAAATAACTATACCAGAATTTTCCTAGTTCGTCAAGGCAGAACTAATCAGCTTCTCTGGAGTAGTTAGCAATGTCAGCCTTGATTTGATCCGTAAATGCTTCAAATGATTCACTATTACTATCATCTTGGCCGTAACGACGAACTGAAACGTTATTGTTCTTAACTTCTTCATCACCAACCACAAGCGTGTATGGAATCTTATGGGTTTGGGCATCCCGAATCAAGTAGCCCATCTTTTCAGCCCGTTCGTCCACTTCTGAACGAATTCCAGCTGCTTTAAGTTGTTCGTTTAACTTGCGAGCGTAGTCGCCGTGCTTTTCTTCGCTAACTGGGATAATCTTAACTTGCTTTGGTGCCAACCAAGTTGGGAAAGCTCCCTTGTATTGTTCGATCAAGTAGGCAACGAACCGTTCCATCGTTGAAACTAAGCCCCGGTGAATCATAACTGGTCTGTGTTCCTTACCATCTTCACCAACGTAGTGTAGGTCAAAACGTTCTGGTAACATGAAGTCCAATTGAATCGTGGATAGCGTTTCTTCATTTCCAAGGGCCGTGTAAGTTTGGACATCCAACTTAGGACCGTAGAATGCGGCTTCCCCTTCAGCTTCAACGTAGTCCAAGCCTAATTCATCCATGGCACCCTTCAACATGGATTGTGACTTGTTCCACATTTCGTCATTTGCAAAGTACTTTTCAGTATTCTTTGGATCACGATAACTTAATCTAAAGTGGTATTCCTTGATGTCGAAGTCGTTGTAAACATCCATCATCAAGTGCAAGATCTTCTTGAATTCTTCTTGAATTTGGTCGGGAGCAACGAACGTGTGCCCGTCATTTAAGGTCATTTCACGAACCCGTTGTAACCCACTTAACGCCCCTGATTTTTCGAATCGGTGCATCATCCCAAGTTCTGCGACCCGCATTGGAAGGTCTCTGTATGAACGGATATGGTGGTTGTAAATTTGGATATGACTAGGACAGTTCATTGGCCGTAATTCAAGCTCTTCACCGTCACCCATGTCCATTGGTGGGAACATGTCTTCCCGGTAGTGAGCCCAGTGCCCAGAAGTCTTGTAAACGTCTAGGTTCATTAAGACCGGTGTAACCACGTGTTGATAACCGTTGTTAACTTCCTTGTCGATAATGTAGCGTTCAATCACGCGGCGAACGGTAGCCCCATTTGGCATCCAGTAAGCTAATCCAGCCCCGACCTTAGGATCAACGAAGAAGAGGTCTAATTGGTTTCCGATCACCCGGTGGTCACGTTCACGAGCTTCTTGGCGCTTCTTTAAGTCGGCTTCTAAGTCGTCCTTCTTAAAGAAGGCAGTGGCGTAAATTCTTTGGAGCATTGGGTTAGAGGACTTACCTTCCCAATAAGCTCCGGCAACTGAGAGGAGCTTGAAGAACTTAAGTGGTTTCGCATCTGGTAACACAACGCCTTCACCTAAGCTTAAGTAGTCACCAATTTGATAGAAGACCACTTGATCGTCCTTAGCAAACTTACGGACTAAAACTGCTTGGTAAGGATCGCCATCAACTTGCTTTAAGGCATCTTCAAGGGAGAGGACCTTGCGTTCTAACTTAACGTCTGATTTAACCAATTGATTCATTTTATCAGCTAAGCCGTCTAATTCATCGGCACTAACTTGGCGGTCTTGCTTATCAGTATCCACAAAGAAGCCATCTTCATCGGATGCACTTTCACCAAAGCGAATGTCCATGAATGAATCAGCTAATACGGCCTTTAATAATTGAGCCGCAGTGGCCCGTAGCACGGTCAAGCCTTCTGCATCGTCCTTAGTTAAAATTTCAATTTTACCACCCTTTTGAAGTGGGGTTGTCAATCCAAATGTTTGACCGTCAACCTTACCTGCAACTGACTTCTTTGCAAGACTAATTGAGATTGACTTTGCGATATCTTCCGTCGTAACTCCAGCGGCGAATTCCTTTACACTTCCGTCTGGAAATTCAAATGAGAGTTGAGCCATAATTATGATCCCCTTTAAAATTATTATCCCTACTAGACTAAAAAACGCCCCATGTGTGCATATGTATAATCAGCACACATGGGACGTCGTAGCGCGGTTCCACCCACTTATTCACAGTTAAAAGACTGTGAACCCTTAATTTGGTATCTAACGTTAACCAAACGACCCGTCATTTCCAACGGGCAGTCAAATGAAGTGGTAATTTCCGGATGAATTAACGGACCTTCCAGTCAATGGCCCGCTTCCCTAATAAATTCAGCACCGCAAATCGTGTCTTCAAACACTTTTAGCTAGTAAGGATTTTCAATTATCATTAAACTATCATTTAGCACTAATGTCAAGTTAAACGTCCACGACTAATCATTCTAATTAGGAATCCCATTCACTAATCGCTCAGTCGCAGATTTTCACCCTCCATCCGATACTCCTTAGCCAAAAAGCGGATCCGTTGCATAATTCGACCGGCCCGTAATCCGTTTCGATCATTCTTCTTATCGTATGGTAAGTGGTTCTTTTCTAAATCATCCATTGATAGGTTCGAAGAAAAGAAGGTCGGTAATTCATTTTGCATTCGGTATTCCAAAATAACGCCCAGGACTTCGTCACGAATCCAATTTGAAATTACATCAGCGCCGATATCATCGAGCATTAAAACTTGCGCCCGCTTAACGGCGTCTAACTTATTCGCGTTGGTATTATCAGCAATCGAATTTTTCATTTCAACTGCAAAGCTTGGAAAATGAACCATCGTGGTGGAAACCCCCCGTTCGGCGAGCTCATTTGCAATCGCCCCCAACATAAAGGTCTTCCCAATCCCAAACGAACCGTATAAATACATCCCCCGTACGAATTGGTGGGGGTGTTTGGTATATTGATTCACAAACGTCACTGCGGCATTAAAAACCACCATCCGACTTTTTTGTTTTTCAACCTTAATATCAGAAAATGAAGCAGACCGGGCCTGCTTAGGAATCGAAATTGATTTAATGCGATCCTTTAGGGCCTTTGATTTTTGCTTTTCAATTGTTTCCATGGTGGGTGAGTAGCTAATATCAATCAAATGCCCATTGAACACCAATTCTGGTTGATACCCCGGAATCAAACGATGCTTACCGGCATTCGCATTGTGCTTTTGTTGCACAAATTCATAGATTCGCGCGGCTGAATGGCGAACGGCGTCGTTATCAATATGGTGCTTTTTAATGAATGCCTGGACATCTGGATCCTTAAAGGCTTGATTCATTAATTGACGGTACTGTTCATCAAAGCCAGTCTTATTTTTGATTGCCGCTTGCAGTTCACTTTGTAAGTCCTTAATCGTGATTCCCCCCATCATTTATTATTGTTAAAGTCCTTCAATAACTGTTCCATCTTCCGTTGTTCTTCGTCGGTAATTTCTTCATCCTTAGGTTGGTAATCCTTCTTCATCCAATCTGGCTCAAAGTGATTTACCGGCTGTTGGTTTCGGTAATAACTCCGCTTAGGTTTCGCATCCCCAGCTGATTGCTTTTGATTATACTCTTTAATCGCCCGCATGGCATCGACAGCAGACCGGACGTGATAATTTTGAATCCAATCGTTAGCCACGTAATTAAACAGTTGTTTTGGAATCTGGGGATTATCCCGATCAATTAGGACGTGGTAAATTAGCATGTTCAAAGCCCCGTCGGTCATCACGTGTCGATCAAGCATCTCTTCGATCAAGTGGTTCTCAGAACCAGTCGGAAAGCCATTATGCGCATGCTTTAACTTGGCTAAAAAAGTGGCAGGTGGATAGTATTCAGCCCCCTTGATCAGTGAACGTTCCTGTGCATTAAATTCACCGGATTTAGGCTGGGCATCTGCAGCCGGCGTTTGATTGGAATCAGGAGCTGGCGTTTGCACCGGGGCCTCATACATCCGACTGACCAAGATTTTTAATTTAGTGGGGTCAAATACGTTGTTGCGAACGTTGGTTGCCCGCACGATCAATTTGGCAATTGAGACTTCATCAATCCCATACATGCGGTGTTCATTAACAATTAGTTGGTAGTACTTTTTGACCTGATCAATGTGAACATACGACTTTGCCAGGCAGTCCAAGACTAAGTTAAAGTCAAAGTCCTTTGCATCCACCTGGAAATCATCTTTCGCATGGGCATCATTCACCGGGGTCTGCAAAGCATAATCGCGCTTTAAATTCCCAATCGTCTGGGGTTGATCAGTAATTTGATCAGCATCGATTTGAAATGAATCCAAGAAATTCTGGGTAATTTCCTCGGCACTCCCAGCTTGAAACGGCTTGATCAACAATCGGTTGGCCAAGCGCTGGTACATGGACTCCCCGATGTTTTCCAATAGTGCTAAGCTCAAAAGATCATCGTTAAAAAACTGCCGGTCAGTCAGGGGCGGCACTAATTGATAAATAATCACCGGACTGGAGTCGGTTTGTTGGACGAACGTTCTTAATAACCCCGCCCCCTCTAATTTAATCCGGCATTCCTTAAACCTACGAAAGTCAATTTGTAAAAATGCAAACACATCGGAATGGGAACGTTGCTGATATTCCTCACGCCGTTCATCACTATATCGCCAAAGTAAGCGGATCAATGCCGTCGCAACACTGCCGATAACGGGTTGATACAATAAATCGATTGCCTCGCTTGCTAGGTCGGATAACCGTTCATTTTTAACAACAATGAACCCCGTTTGGGGGTCGTTTTGCGCTAGTTGATTACTCATTATTTACCATTATCCTTTGATTCTTTGTCACGATCACGGTTCATGACTTCCTTCATCTCGTTATAAAACACGGTCATATCCTTGAACTGGCGGTAAACGCTTGCAAAGCGAATGTAAGCAATCTCATCAACGTTGGCTAGTTCCTTCATCACGTATTCACCAATCAATTGACTAGCGACTTCGGTGTCACCAGTCGCTCTGACTTTCGCTTCAACATCATCAACGATCTTCGCCATTTTATCTGATGAGACCGGTCGCTTTTCAGCAGATCGAATGATTCCGCGCAACACCTTATCGCGATTGAACTCTTCACGATTACCGTTGTGCTTGATTACCAATAATGGTGCGGTCTCGACGCGTTCAAAAGTGGTATAACGATACCCACAGTTTTCACATTCTCGCCGCCTTCTGATGACGGTGCCATCATTCGTCGGCCTAGAATCAATTACCCGCGAACTATTTTTATGACAATGGGGACATTTCATTTTGCTCACCTCGCCGTTCGTTTATCGTAAGTTATCCAGTAATTTTATCACTTGTTGCTTCGTTTGACCAATCGAACCCGAATTATTAATCGTAACGTTAGCTAACTGTTGTTTAATCGATTGACTCCATTGCTTTCCGATCAATTGGACCGCCCTAGCCGTACTAACGTGGTCGCGGGCGGTGATCCGTGCGACCTGCTCCACCGAATCACAGGTGACCATCACCACTAAGTCGGTATAACTAGCATACCCCGCTTCAAAGAGCAGCGGTGCATCTAACACCACGAGTGGGGTTTGTTGAGCACTTAACTCGTTGATCCGTTTTAAAATGGCGTGTCGAATGTATGGATCCAATAGCCGATTCAGCTGCATTAGCTTAGCATGATCAGCAAAGACGATTTGGCCGAGGCGCTTGCGGTCGATGGCATCCTCACCGGCGACCGTGGGGCCAAATGCATCCACAATTGCTAAATAGCAATCAGTGCCATGACGTTGCAACTGATGAACGATTCGATCGGCATCGATGATGGGCACCCCGCAAGCTTTAAACTGTTTACTTACGGTCGATTTCCCGGTCCCGATGCTGCCGGTCAAACCAATCAGCTTAGTCATCTACGCCCACAACTCTTTGACAGTTCGGACAAAAACTAGTTCCCCGTTGGGCCACCTTGATTTTTTCAATTGGCGTCCCGCAACGTTCGCAGGGTTGGCCCTTCTTGCCGTATACGTGGAGCTGACTTTGGAATTCACCGGCTTCGCCAAAGGCATTGGAATAAGAATGAACCGTAGTCCCATGCCCCTTGATGGCCAGTGCAATTTCATCGATGATGTTGCGGCGCAACACCTTAATCTGATCATCTGAAATTAAGTTCGTGGGTTGTTCTGGATGAATCTTACTCATCCAAAGCACTTCATCGGTATAAATGTTACCAAGTCCTGCAATGTGGTCTTGGTTCAATAGAAATGGCTTAATTTTACCGCGGCTCTTGTTCATGATCGACTTCATGTAGTCGAACGTTAAATCGGTTTCCGTTGGTTCCGGACCGATCGTCCCGATTCCAGACAAGGTGTGTTCATCCCCATTTTTAATCAGATACATCCGACCGAATTTACGGCTATCATTGTAACGGAGTTCGCGTCCATCGGTTAGGTGCATGATGATGTGGGTGTGTTTGTCTGGTTTTTCACCATCCGTTTCGACATCGTACTTTCCTTCCATTCGAAGGTGGGAAACAACGGTGTGGCCGTTATTTAATCTGAATAACAGGTACTTCCCACGTCGATCAATTTGGTTGATCGTACTACCGCTCAAACAATCAATAAACGTTTGGGCATCCACATTCAGCATCTTAGGATAAATTACATCGACGCTTTTAATCTGGGCCCCCTTAACTAACTGGGTCAGTCCTCTGCGGACGGTTTCAACTTCTGGTAATTCTGGCATTTAATTCAACCTCTCTTTATTTACTTAGCATCGTACCAAGTGGCCCCAAAGTGGCTGGCGACCTTAAGTGGAACGTGGAGTTTAACTGCTGAATCCATAATTTTGGGCACTAACTTTTGGAGCACTGGAATTTCTGATTCAGGAGCCTCAAAGACTAATTCATCATGAATCTGTAACAGCATGTTGGCTTGCATTCCTTCAATTGCCCTTTCCATATTAATCATGGCAATTTTAATGATATCGGCAGCACTACCTTGAATCGGTGAATTCATGGCAGTCCGTTCGGCAAATGACCGCAAATGGAAATTCCGGGAATTAATATCAGGTAAGTACCGTCTCCGGTGGGTAATCGTTTCTACGTAGCCCTGTTCATGGGCTTGTTTAACCGAATCCTGCATATACTTATGAACGTTTGGATATTCAGCAAAGTACCGTTCGATAAATTGCTTAGCGGCCTTTCTGGTGATTCCGGTATTTTTAGCTAGGCCAAAGTCACTGATTCCATAAACGATTCCAAAATTAACCGCCTTGGCTTGCCGCCTTAGCTCGGGCGTTACTTCGGCATTTGATTTTAAGCCGAAAATTCGGCGAGCCGTTGATGCGTGAATATCATCATTGTGTAAAAATTCATCCTGCATGTTAGTGTCACCACTAATCGACGCCAATACCCGCAGTTCAATCTGCGAATAATCGGATGAGAAAATTTGCCAACCGGGATGGCTAGGCACGAACGCCCGGCGAATCTGACGCCCCTCTTCAGTCCGAATCGGGATGTTTTGCAGGTTCGGATCCACTGAAGATAGCCTCCCGGTCTGGGTCAACGTCTGTAAGTAACGGGTGTGGACCTTATTATCGTCTGGATCAATGACCTTTAATAATCCATCTACATAGGTCGAAGCAATCTTACTTAACTGACGATACTTTAAGATGTTATCAACAATTGGTGCTTGGGGCGCTAATTGCTCCAAAACATCAACGGAAGTCGAATAGCCAGTCTTGGTCCGCTTAATAACCGGTAAGTTTAACTTATCAAATAGGATCGCGCCTAGTTGCTTGGGCGAACCGATATTAAATTCGGTCCCAGCTTCGTTATAAATCGCCTGTTCACATTCAGCAATCCGTTCGGAAAGCTTACTACCCATTTGCATTAGTTGATCGCGATTAACGGTAATCCCAGCAATTTCCATCCGGGCTAATACGAACGCAATCGGTAGTTCCAATTCGGTATATAACTTAGTTTGGTCATGCTCAGCTAGTTGGTCAAGCATCTTTTGCTTCAGGGTCGTAATCGCCAGCGCCTTTGCAGCCAGGTGGTTGAATAATCTGTCATCATCATCTGGAATCGACCGCTTGGCACCCTTTCCATAAACTGCTTCGTCACTTTTGACGTGGTAGTAACCATGTTTACTTGCGACCTTGCTTAAATCATTACTATTATCATTGGTATTTAATAAGTATGAGACCAATAACATGTCAAAATCAACGTGATTAAGCTCAATTCCCAAGCGATGTAAGCCTACGTACGCCCGCTTAGCATCGAAGAGCG includes:
- the infC gene encoding translation initiation factor IF-3 encodes the protein MIVNDGIRSRDVRLIDDKGEQLGVKTKAEALQLAEDANLDLVLVAPKAKPPVAKILDYGKYRFEQQKKARKSRQSQKTVSVKEIRLSPTIDTNDFNTKLKRVQTFLSKGAKVRVSIRFKGRAITHKEIGRKVLNQMADATKDVAVVTQRAKMEGRSMFLMLSPSDNEKK
- the thrS gene encoding threonine--tRNA ligase yields the protein MAQLSFEFPDGSVKEFAAGVTTEDIAKSISISLAKKSVAGKVDGQTFGLTTPLQKGGKIEILTKDDAEGLTVLRATAAQLLKAVLADSFMDIRFGESASDEDGFFVDTDKQDRQVSADELDGLADKMNQLVKSDVKLERKVLSLEDALKQVDGDPYQAVLVRKFAKDDQVVFYQIGDYLSLGEGVVLPDAKPLKFFKLLSVAGAYWEGKSSNPMLQRIYATAFFKKDDLEADLKKRQEARERDHRVIGNQLDLFFVDPKVGAGLAYWMPNGATVRRVIERYIIDKEVNNGYQHVVTPVLMNLDVYKTSGHWAHYREDMFPPMDMGDGEELELRPMNCPSHIQIYNHHIRSYRDLPMRVAELGMMHRFEKSGALSGLQRVREMTLNDGHTFVAPDQIQEEFKKILHLMMDVYNDFDIKEYHFRLSYRDPKNTEKYFANDEMWNKSQSMLKGAMDELGLDYVEAEGEAAFYGPKLDVQTYTALGNEETLSTIQLDFMLPERFDLHYVGEDGKEHRPVMIHRGLVSTMERFVAYLIEQYKGAFPTWLAPKQVKIIPVSEEKHGDYARKLNEQLKAAGIRSEVDERAEKMGYLIRDAQTHKIPYTLVVGDEEVKNNNVSVRRYGQDDSNSESFEAFTDQIKADIANYSREAD
- the dnaI gene encoding primosomal protein DnaI; this encodes MMGGITIKDLQSELQAAIKNKTGFDEQYRQLMNQAFKDPDVQAFIKKHHIDNDAVRHSAARIYEFVQQKHNANAGKHRLIPGYQPELVFNGHLIDISYSPTMETIEKQKSKALKDRIKSISIPKQARSASFSDIKVEKQKSRMVVFNAAVTFVNQYTKHPHQFVRGMYLYGSFGIGKTFMLGAIANELAERGVSTTMVHFPSFAVEMKNSIADNTNANKLDAVKRAQVLMLDDIGADVISNWIRDEVLGVILEYRMQNELPTFFSSNLSMDDLEKNHLPYDKKNDRNGLRAGRIMQRIRFLAKEYRMEGENLRLSD
- the nrdR gene encoding transcriptional regulator NrdR, with the translated sequence MKCPHCHKNSSRVIDSRPTNDGTVIRRRRECENCGYRYTTFERVETAPLLVIKHNGNREEFNRDKVLRGIIRSAEKRPVSSDKMAKIVDDVEAKVRATGDTEVASQLIGEYVMKELANVDEIAYIRFASVYRQFKDMTVFYNEMKEVMNRDRDKESKDNGK
- the coaE gene encoding dephospho-CoA kinase (Dephospho-CoA kinase (CoaE) performs the final step in coenzyme A biosynthesis.), with translation MTKLIGLTGSIGTGKSTVSKQFKACGVPIIDADRIVHQLQRHGTDCYLAIVDAFGPTVAGEDAIDRKRLGQIVFADHAKLMQLNRLLDPYIRHAILKRINELSAQQTPLVVLDAPLLFEAGYASYTDLVVMVTCDSVEQVARITARDHVSTARAVQLIGKQWSQSIKQQLANVTINNSGSIGQTKQQVIKLLDNLR
- the mutM gene encoding DNA-formamidopyrimidine glycosylase, with translation MPELPEVETVRRGLTQLVKGAQIKSVDVIYPKMLNVDAQTFIDCLSGSTINQIDRRGKYLLFRLNNGHTVVSHLRMEGKYDVETDGEKPDKHTHIIMHLTDGRELRYNDSRKFGRMYLIKNGDEHTLSGIGTIGPEPTETDLTFDYMKSIMNKSRGKIKPFLLNQDHIAGLGNIYTDEVLWMSKIHPEQPTNLISDDQIKVLRRNIIDEIALAIKGHGTTVHSYSNAFGEAGEFQSQLHVYGKKGQPCERCGTPIEKIKVAQRGTSFCPNCQRVVGVDD
- the polA gene encoding DNA polymerase I, coding for MAEKRLLLIDGNSIAFKAFYALYQSVDRFTNQDGLHTSAIYGFNTMLDNMLSVVKPTAALAAFDAGKVTFRTKMFKEYKGGRRKTPDELIEQFPYIKKLLTARGIKSYQLPNYEADDIIGTIAKQAEADGYLVTIVTGDRDLTQLCSDRTTVSISKTGVSQTDHYTAASVKETMGITPQQIIDVKGLQGDSSDNYPGVNKVGPKTADKLIKQFGSIENLYEHLDEITAKKLKEHLIEDHDQALLSKRLATIDRDAPLTIGVADLAYQGDQIKELTAFYQQMNFRKFLSEMGASADEQTPKIEFTRLDDENLTAVNELGSQVTFYLAMDGDNYHTAPFVGFVISDEQHCFVSRNVALLKQPPLKSILTDAKTTVALFDAKRAYVGLHRLGIELNHVDFDMLLVSYLLNTNDNSNDLSKVASKHGYYHVKSDEAVYGKGAKRSIPDDDDRLFNHLAAKALAITTLKQKMLDQLAEHDQTKLYTELELPIAFVLARMEIAGITVNRDQLMQMGSKLSERIAECEQAIYNEAGTEFNIGSPKQLGAILFDKLNLPVIKRTKTGYSTSVDVLEQLAPQAPIVDNILKYRQLSKIASTYVDGLLKVIDPDDNKVHTRYLQTLTQTGRLSSVDPNLQNIPIRTEEGRQIRRAFVPSHPGWQIFSSDYSQIELRVLASISGDTNMQDEFLHNDDIHASTARRIFGLKSNAEVTPELRRQAKAVNFGIVYGISDFGLAKNTGITRKAAKQFIERYFAEYPNVHKYMQDSVKQAHEQGYVETITHRRRYLPDINSRNFHLRSFAERTAMNSPIQGSAADIIKIAMINMERAIEGMQANMLLQIHDELVFEAPESEIPVLQKLVPKIMDSAVKLHVPLKVASHFGATWYDAK